In a genomic window of Zingiber officinale cultivar Zhangliang chromosome 9B, Zo_v1.1, whole genome shotgun sequence:
- the LOC122025340 gene encoding lysine histidine transporter 2-like — translation MAEHVEHVESSSQMKKQKSIDNWLPITSSRKAKWWYSAFHNVTAMVGAGVLSLPYAMAELGWGPGVAILVLSWIITLYTLWQMVEMHEMVPGVRFDRYHELGQHVFGEKLGLWIVVPMQLIVEVGTDIVYMVTGGKSLKKFYDLVCPDSKNIRLSYFIIVFAVIQFLLSQLPNFNSISGVSLAAAVMSLSYSTIGWVATMEKGRPQNVDYSYRASTPAGFFFNFASALGEMSFAYAGHSVVLEIQATIPSSPEKPSKKPMWKGVMVAYLVVALCYFPIAIVGYWNFGNAVDDNILITLDRPRLLIAAANMFVVVHVIGSYQVFAMPVFDMLETVLVLKCHLRPSFMLRFVARSLYVAFTMMVGIAVPFFGGLLGFLGGFAFAPASYFLPCIMWLSVYKPKRFGLSWLTNWICIILGALLMVLASVGGMRTIILSAKDYQFFS, via the exons ATGGCGGAGCATGTGGAGCATGTGGAGTCATCTTCCCAAATGAAGAAGCAGAAATCGATCGACAACTGGCTGCCTATCACCTCGTCGAGGAAAGCCAAGTGGTGGTACTCAGCCTTCCACAATGTAACTGCCATGGTTGGCGCTGGCGTCCTCAGCTTGCCCTACGCCATGGCAGAACTTGGATG GGGTCCTGGTGTGGCCATACTTGTCCTCTCATGGATCATCACCCTCTACACGCTGTGGCAAATGGTTGAGATGCACGAGATGGTTCCCGGCGTGCGATTCGATCGATACCATGAGCTCGGACAGCACGTGTTCGGCGAAAAGCTCGGGCTTTGGATCGTCGTTCCAATGCAGCTGATCGTAGAGGTCGGCACTGACATCGTGTACATGGTCACCGGTGGCAAATCCTTAAAGAAGTTCTACGATCTAGTCTGCCCCGATTCCAAAAACATCAGACTTTCCTACTTCATCATCGTCTTTGCAGTCATTCAGTTTCTTCTCTCCCAGCTCCCAAACTTCAACTCCATTTCAGGGGTCTCCTTGGCCGCCGCCGTCATGTCCCTTAG TTACTCGACCATTGGCTGGGTCGCAACCATGGAGAAAGGGCGACCACAGAACGTAGACTACAGCTACAGGGCTTCAACTCCAGCCGGATTCTTCTTCAACTTCGCGAGCGCTTTGGGAGAAATGTCCTTTGCGTACGCAGGGCACAGCGTGGTGCTGGAGATCCAGGCAACGATTCCTTCTAGTCCAGAGAAGCCGTCGAAGAAGCCAATGTGGAAGGGAGTCATGGTCGCGTATCTTGTCGTCGCGCTCTGCTACTTTCCAATTGCTATCGTTGGCTACTGGAACTTCGGCAATGCCGTGGACGACAACATTCTGATCACCCTCGATAGGCCTAGGTTGTTGATTGCAGCCGCTAACATGTTTGTTGTGGTCCATGTTATTGGAAGCTACCAG GTCTTTGCCATGCCTGTATTTGACATGTTGGAGACAGTTCTTGTATTAAAATGTCACCTTCGACCTAGTTTCATGCTTCGCTTCGTTGCTAGGTCCCTTTACGTCG CGTTTACAATGATGGTCGGGATAGCCGTTCCCTTCTTTGGAGGGTTACTCGGATTCCTTGGGGGCTTTGCGTTTGCCCCAGCAAGTTACTTT CTTCCCTGCATCATGTGGCTATCAGTCTACAAGCCAAAGAGATTCGGCTTATCTTGGCTGACTAACTGG ATCTGCATTATACTGGGAGCGCTGCTGATGGTTTTGGCATCTGTTGGAGGGATGAGGACGATCATATTGAGTGCCAAGGACTATCAGTTCTTCTCCTGA